In Wolinella succinogenes DSM 1740, a single genomic region encodes these proteins:
- a CDS encoding GNAT family N-acetyltransferase: protein MRIETDRLVIRDFEERDAERLYDYLANPPVRCFLDEKINSYDEALRKIRERQGQSDQGDFYAVCLKNAEWLIGEVFWVKEEPDTYSIGWNFNLNYGGKGYATEAVKAAIEELFRGGARRIYAYVEEDNLPSQRLCDRLGMRREGLFLEFISFINNPDGSPRYENTYQYAILKREWLGEGKAT, encoded by the coding sequence ATGCGCATAGAAACCGATAGGCTAGTGATTCGTGACTTTGAAGAGAGAGACGCGGAGAGACTCTATGACTATCTTGCCAATCCTCCTGTTCGATGTTTTTTGGACGAAAAGATCAACTCTTATGACGAGGCTCTAAGAAAGATTCGAGAGAGGCAAGGTCAGTCTGATCAGGGTGATTTTTATGCGGTATGCTTGAAGAATGCAGAGTGGCTTATCGGGGAGGTGTTTTGGGTCAAAGAGGAGCCAGACACCTATAGCATCGGATGGAATTTTAATCTGAATTATGGCGGAAAAGGGTATGCAACCGAAGCGGTTAAGGCCGCTATAGAGGAGCTTTTTCGGGGTGGCGCAAGGAGGATTTATGCTTATGTTGAAGAGGATAACCTCCCCTCCCAAAGGCTTTGCGATCGTTTGGGAATGAGGCGAGAAGGTCTGTTTCTTGAATTTATCTCATTCATAAATAATCCTGATGGCTCGCCCCGCTATGAAAACACATATCAGTACGCCATCTTAAAACGAGAGTGGCTTGGCGAGGGTAAAGCAACTTAG